Genomic window (Streptomyces cadmiisoli):
CCCCGAGCGCCACCAGCAGCTCCTCCCGGCGCAGTTCGGTCGGGTCGTGATCGACCGCCGTCAACGCTCCGCCCCGCAGCGCGATCCGGTGGACCTCACCCCGGCAGTCCACCCGGTGCGGGTCACCGAGCTCAGCGGCCGGGCCGGCCACCGGTGCGTAATCGGACCCCGGCAGCGCCGCGGCGACAAGCGGATGCAGCCGCTCGGACGCAACCAGCCCGGCCCGCAGCAGCTCCAGATCCGGCAGGACCCGGGCCGCCGCCTCCGGCAGCACCGGAAGCGCCGCAAGCTCCTGCGGTGGCAGTGCCTCCCGCAGCGGCCGGAGCGCCGGGGCGTGGCTGTCGTCAGGGGCGACGAGTTCAAACACGGCGCGGCTGCGGGCATCGAGCCGCACGGTGAACGCCCCGCGCGGACGCCCCTCGGCCCGCAACAGCAGCTCCGCCTCGGCGGCCCAACGCCCCACCGCCCACCAGGCGTCGGGTACAGCGGGCGAGGCGGACCGACCGTACCCGCCGGACAAGCCGGGGAGGTCCAGCGGCACCGCGAAGGGTGCTCCGTATGCCCCACACCGCCGCGCCAGTTCGCCGCTCCGCCCCGCATCCCACAGATGCCGGTGAAGGTCGAGCCGGAAACGCCGGTCGGGATGCGGATGCGGGTGGTGCCGCGGTGCGCCGCTCGTAGACCCCTCCCACAGGGCCAGGGACATCCGCTGTCCGGCATCTGCCCAGGCCGGCGGTGTCCGCACCACCAGTTCCAGCGGCAGGGCACCGTAACTCCGGTAACGGGCCAGCGAGAGGGTGAGGCCGGGCCTGAGCCGCCCGTCGGGGGCGATCCGCGGCATGTGCCAGCGCAGCAGATCCGGCGACAACCGCCGCAGATCCGCACGGAGGCGGCGGACGAGGTCAATACCGTGGCGGTCGCGCACGGCACGCAGATCGAGATCGACGTCGATCCGGGCGGCGGCACAGGCCCCCGCCCAGTCGCCGACCGCACGCCGTGCGGTCGCAGTCTCGATCATGGACGGTGGCACGGCGTACTCACGTACGCGCTGCCACATCAGCAGACGGGACGGAAACTCGTTCGCGAAGTGATGTGCCATCAGCAATCACCTTGCGCGGACGAGTCCCCCAATCCATATGAGGTGAAGTTCATCATCGCCGACATCGTAACCGTCCCGCTCACGATCTGTCTCTCCCTTCTCCGCCCTCCCCACGCCCGGCCCAGGAGCAGCCGGCCGCGAACGGAGCGCTCCGGGTACAGGGAAATACGATGACGGTGGCGGTCACGGTGAAGGAACCGCGGGGCTCGGCAGCCGCCGGCCGGCTGCTGGGAGGAGCCGACCGAGCGCGGCAGGACGTTCCTGGAACCTCCTCACCTACTTCCTCACCGCCCGCCACAGCGTGACCGTGCATGTCGACACCTCGGGCCTGACCCCGGCATGCACGGCCTGAGAGCCCACACCCTGCGCGCACTGTGGGGCGAGATGGAGAGCACCTACAGCGTCGTACGGCAGCACCCCTCGGTCCGACATTCGCTGCTGATGTGGCTTCGGCCCGCCACTCGCCCACCCCGCGCCCTGTGGCGGCAGTTCCTCCACAAGTACAGCGGTCTGCGGGTCGTCTCCCTTGGGGGGCAGCCGCCTCGCCACCACGGCTGAGGAGCTTGACCGGGCCATGGCGCGCGACGCGGGCCAGTGCCGCTCCCGGATAGCTGACCTGCCACGCTGTGCCTCGGAAAGGGAGCCGATCTCCGGCTGGGCGGAGACGGCATGGACGCCGCGATGCACGAGGAGTTCCCCCGCCCAGCCCCAAGTCAACCGGCGCGCAGATGCGGTACCTGATGCAGCAGTTCCAGGGGGGCCTAAGCGGTCGCCCAGACCTTGCAGGTCGCCCAGCACACGGCCGAGAGGTATGTGAAGGACCACGAGACGGTCGCCGTGGAACTTCGTACCCCTCGCGAGAACTGCCACCGCCGCAGGTTCCCGCCGCGCCCGGCCGCGAAGGAGCGAGAGTCATCCTTGCGCACGCAGTCGTTTACCGCACGAGCAGTTCGTCGAGCTCGCACGGCGGCCGCCGAACCGCGAAACACCGACTCCCTCTCCGGCACCAGCGGCCGCGTGGTCGTGAAGGCCCGCGAAGCCCTCCACCGCGCCCCACACCGTCCGCCGCCGGAATCCTCACGCACCCACAGGAGCCCGGACTGCCCCTATCGCGGATGCGTCATAGCGGTACTGACCATCGACATGCTCCGCACGGCAGGTCCGCGTCAGCCGATCTGTTCGGCCAGGGCCACAATGATGCCTGCGGGACCGCGGAGGTTGCAGAGCCTAAAGGTGTTCTCGTACTGCGCCACCTCGCCGAGGAGTTCGGCGCCGAGGGCGCGCAGGCGCGCGATGGTGTCGTCGATGTCGTCGACGGCGAACATGACGCGATGAAGGCCCAGCGTGTTGGGCGGAGAATTCCGCGGCTCGGCATCGGATGCCGCGGGGGTGTGGTACTTGGTCAGCTCCACCTTGCTGTGGCCGTCCGGGGTCCGCATCATCGCAATGTCGCTCCGGACGCAGTCCAGTCCGACGGTCTGGTCCGCATAAAGCCCTTCGATCTGCGCCTTGCCTTCCAGCTCCATGCCGAGCTCGGTGAAGAACGCGACCGCCGCGTCCAGATCGTCGACGACGATAGCGACGTTGTCCATCCGCTGAATAGCCATGCCCCTGACCCTAACCACTCGATACGCGGAAGCGCGCGGGCGGCACAGGGCGAGTCTGCGCTCCGGGAACGGCGCGGCCACGACCGTCAGCGGCCAGCCGGTACCGGGCCCAATCACCGGCTGGGCTCCGTCGACCGGGTGCTGATCACCTTGGTCTACCGGCGGCCGCAGCGGCCCGGCGCGCGGCTGCACACCCCGGCCCGAGGTGCTGGCCCGCTCCGGCTGCCGAGCAGAGCGCCGACAGCCATCGCCGCGACGTAGATCGGGACCTGGCGGTCTTCCATCCGTTCGCCCAGGCCTTACGGACCCTGCTGCGACACACCGACTGCCCCCTGCACATGTACCGAACCCCCGACTGTGGCGTACTGCCCATCCCACCAGGTCACCGGCAGTACCCGGCATCTCAGCTCAGCGACGCGTTGTCCTTCGGCACCGGCGCGACGGTTGGCATGCCGAGATCAGCACGAGCCGGGGTGGCGCGGCAGACCCCTGTCCCGCGGCACCGGCGCACGATCAGAAGACCCCGCTGCGGCGGCCACGGCCGGCACGGCGAGGACGGGCATCCACAAAACGCCGACTGCTGGCGCCACTCCCGCGCGCTGGCACCGCATCCACCTCGGCCTCACCCCTGACGAGGCTCCGAGGTTATGCGGCTGAGCCCCCGCACCCGGCGCGACGCCTCTTTCCCTCGAACTATGCACGGGTGAAGAAGCGCCGTCGGCTGGGCTGGCTTGCCCCACCGAGGCTGACCAGCAGGAACAAGCGGCGGGCGGCGGGCAAGACCTCCAGCTTCGGTGCGGCCCTCGGTTCCCCGCTGTGCCCCGAAAGACTCGGATCCTCGGGTGGATCCGCGACCCAACGGGGCTTGGGCGACATGACGGCTACAAGCCCGCCCGGGTCATCAGCCACTCCATGCGCTCGACAGGAAGGAACGGCGAGGCACCGGCCGCCTCCGCGACGCGCTCCGAGGAGTCGGCAAGGAGTCGGTACAGGGAGGGGAGCGGGAGATTGCGGTGGGGCGCGACCGCGCAGCGGACGCGGACTTCAGGATCGGAGGCCAGTCTTGCGGCGAGTTCCGACGGTAGATTCGGATCGCGGGGGGCGAAGGAGCGGAGCCGGGGTTCAGGGTCGGTGGCGAAGCGGCGCAGGGCCTGTGAGGAGAACGTCAGGATCTCCTGCTTGTCCCACCAGAACGTGAACTTGTCCCGTCGGCGGTAGCGGCGTTCGATGTTCTCGGCGGTCGCGGGATCGACCAGGTGCGGGGCGGTGTGCGCCATGGTGAGGCGGACGATCTCTTCCTCGTCGTCAAGCAGTCGGGCCACCGCGTTGACGGGAAGATTCCTGCTGGCGGCCGCTGAGGCTCTGAAGCTGACATAGGGCGAGTCGATGTGCGGCAGCGGATCGGCGGTGACCCATTGCAGGCGCAGGATCCTCAGTTCCGTGGGTGCGGCAATGTCCTGATACCACTGCAGGACTGTGTCGTCGTCGACGTCGGGGCTCGGGTCGGCCATCGAACGCGAAAGCTCGTGGACAGAGGTGTGAATCTGTGCCCGCACATCCTCCGGCGTGTCCGGTCGGGCGAAGACCTTCACCCGGACGCTCAGAGCCGGATCGACGGCAAGGACCTCACGGAGTGACGGCGGCAAGTCGGGATGCCGGGCGAGCTCGGCGCGCACCTCACTGTCCGGATCACCGGCGAGCCGCTGGAGTGTGTCCGCGTCGAGAACGGCGTGAATCACCGCGCCCGCCCGGGTCACAGGGTCCGCCAGCAGCGCCGGCAGCAGGTCCGAGGGTGGTATCGGATGTGGCCGATGCGCGAAGTAGGTCGAACAGGCCGCGGCGCGCACCTTGGTCTCAGGATCGGTCAGCAGGATCCGACGGATCGCTTCCGGCGCCTGTGTCCAGTGCCTCGCCAACGCGGCGCGGATCATGGGGTCGGAGTCAGCGGCAAGGCGGGCCCGGAGGTCGGGCGGCGTGTGTTGACCCCGGGCCAGGTACTCGCGGACCTGTGCGTCCGGATCGTCGATGAGCTGCTCCAGCATCTGCCTCGGTGCGGTAGCGGCACGGACAACGAGCGCCGACCGCACCGCCTTGTCATGATGGACGGCCAGACGGATACGAAACCGGTCCGGCAGTCGGTCGTTGAGCGCCAGGCTGTGCAGGAGCCAGTGGTCGTCGATCGCGATGATCTCCGCGACCATGTCCTCGGTAAGGTCCGGACGCCCCGCCACCTTCCCCCCACCCCGCCGCCAGGCGAACAGTCGCCTCACCATGAGAGCCGGCAAGGCAGAATTCATCGCCAACCCGTCCATCACCTTGTCAAGGTGAACCGGAGTCAGAGCGTCTGCGTCCATGCGGCCAGGATGCCAGGCGGGATTCGATGCGAACCTGCCGGGCTGCGGCTGGCGCCGATCAAGGTGGAGCTCAACGTCCGGGACGCGGTGACACACCCCACGGCTCCCCTGCCAGCACTGCCGTCAGTCCCCCTGACTTCACCGAACCGGTGGACGACACGCACAGCAGTCATCTCGGCGTTGTCGTCTAAGACCCACAGCAAGGGCCGGTCCCCGCACAGCGGGGAGCCGGCCTCTTTGCTGTACGCCCGCGCTCCCTCGGACCAGCTTCTCCCTCATGCCCCCTCCGGCCTCGGGACTGCGGAACAGCCATTGGCGCCGAGAACGATCATGTGCGATCGGCGTGAGCGTGTTGACCGGGTTCTCGTCTTCGTGGCGGGCTTGCGCTGGGCCGGACCACAGGACCGCCGTGACCGCCGTCGAGGGGGCTGGCAGCGGGCGAGGAGTCCGAGGTGCACGGCTCACTCGCCGTCGGCCACAGCCCGCCAGAGCCGACTCATCCGGCTGACTCGTTGAGGTAACTGGCCCGTTCCTCCTGGGTCAGTTCACGGGTGATGCCGTCCCGGGCACGCCGCAGGACCTCGTCAATCGGTGCGCAGGGCAGGCATGTCCAGACGCGTACGGTGCCGTCGTCGTGCGAGCTGACGAACCGATTGCCGGGCAGGACGTTCGTGTTCTCTACAGAGGCACCGAATCCGTGCAGGACGACGGGCGGGCTGTTGTCGGTGGTGCTCCAGATCCGGGTGGTCGCGTCGTTGCCGCTGGTCACCACCCGACGGCCGTCGGAACCGAACGACACGCTCCAGACAACTCCCTGATGTCCGTTCAGTACCCGCGGTCTGCCGGGCTTGGTCAGATCCCACAGCCTGGCCGATCCATCGTTGCCGCCGCTGACGAGATGCCGTCCGTCGGGGCTGAACGCCACCGTCCACACCAGGCCTTTGTGACCACGGAGGACGTGCAGATCCTTGCCGGTGGCGGGGTCCAGGACGTGGATGGTGCCGTCCAGGCCGGCCGCGGCCACGTGTCGCCCGTCGGGGCTGTAGGCGACGTACCGCACTTTGTCCTGGCCGGTGTCGACCACCAAGGGTTCCGCGCCCGGAGTGGTGCGCCAGATCCGTACGGTGCCGTCGCTGCCGCCGGTGACCAGACGGCGTCCGTCGGGGCTGAACTCCGCGGTCCACACCGGCCCGTCGTGGCCGCGCAGTACGACGGGTTTCGCCGCGTTGTCCACCGGCCAGATCCGTGTGGTCCCGTCGTCGCCGGTTCCGGCCACCCGGCGGGCGTCCGGGCTGAATGCCACGCCGAGGACCTCGCCGTCGTGCTCGCGCAGCACGGTCGGCGGGGCGGTGCTCTCGGTTCGCCAGACGCGCACGGTCCCGTCGGCGCCGGCGCTGGCGAGCCGGCGGCCGTCCCGGCTGGGCACCGTCGCCCACACCGGCCCGTCGTGACCGGTCAGGACGCTGTCGCTGCCCGTCGGGGCCGCCTCCCAGATCCGTACGGTGCCGTCCTCGCTGGTGCTCACCAGGCGCCGTCCGTCGGCGGCGAACGCGACTGCGGTCACGGTGCCGCGATGCCCGCGCAGGATCAGCGGTGCGGCGCGGTGATGCACGTTCCAGATCCGTACGGTGCCGTCGTTGCCCGTGCTGGCGACCCGGGCGCCGTCTCGGCTGAAGCCGATGCCCTCTGCCGTGCCGTCGTGGCTGCCGAGCACGACCGACTCGGCGGGGGCGTCGGGGTCCCACAGGCGCGCGGTCCCGTCGGTGCTCGCGGTGGCTATGCGCTGTCCGTCAGGGCTGAAGGCGACCGCCTCCACGGAATTGCTGTGCCCGCGCAGCACCACGGTCGTCCGCCGGCTCCTGACGTCCCAAACGCGTACCGTTCCGTCTCCGCCGCTGCTGGCGAGGCGGCTTCCGTCGGGGCTGAACGAGACGCCGAGCGTCCACCCCTCGTGGCCGCGCAGCACGACCGGTTCGCCTCTCCCTGTGGCGTTCCAGATCCGTACGGTGCCGTCGTCACTGGCGCTGGCGACGCTGCTGCCGTCCGGGCTGAACGTGGCGCTCCACACCTGTCCCGTGTGGCCTCGCAGGATCACCGGCTCGGCGCCGCTCGCCCACTTCCATACCGAGACTGTGCCGTCCTCGCCAGCTGCCGCGATCCGGGTGCCGTCCGGGCTGAACACCGGCGTCCACACCTCGCCGTCGCGGCCGCGCAGCACCACTGGGT
Coding sequences:
- a CDS encoding VOC family protein, with product MAIQRMDNVAIVVDDLDAAVAFFTELGMELEGKAQIEGLYADQTVGLDCVRSDIAMMRTPDGHSKVELTKYHTPAASDAEPRNSPPNTLGLHRVMFAVDDIDDTIARLRALGAELLGEVAQYENTFRLCNLRGPAGIIVALAEQIG